The nucleotide sequence CGCCTTCATCCCGGCCCGCGCGACGATGGCTCCGCCCGCGAGGGTCCCCGCGATCGTCGCGATCATCCCCAACCCCTTCGTCACGGCCCCGATGTCGGTCTTCGTGAACCCGAGCTCGAGGAGGAAGGGGGTCGTCAGCGCGGTCGCCATCACCACGTCGAGCTTGTAGAAGACGATGAACAGCAGGATCCCGGCCGCGCCGCGACGGGAGAAAAACTCCAGGAACGGCTCGACGACCGCCTCCTTCAGCGTCCTCGGCCTCTTCGCGGCCAGTTCCGGTTCCGGGGCGAGAAGGGAGGCGGTCATCCCGACGACGAGGGAGCCGGCCATCAGGAGATAGACGAGGCGCCACGGCATCCGGTCGGCGAGGATCAGGGCGATCGCGCCCGAGGTGAGCATCGCCACGCGGTATCCGAGGACGTGCACCCCCGCTCCCGGGCCCAGTTCCTCCGGGGCGAGGACCTCGGTGCGCCAGGCGTCGACCACGATGTCCTGGCTCGCGCTGCAGAAGGCGACGAGGAACGACAGGAGTGCCAGTGCGCCGGGATGCGCCTTCGGCTCGGAGAACGCCATCGCGGCGATGGCGAGGAAGAGAGCCGCCTGGGTCACCAGCATCCACCCGCGGCGACGCCCGAGGAACGGGGGGACGAACCGGTCCATCAGCGGGGACCAGAGGTACTTGAACGTGTACGGCAGGCCGACGAGGGAGAAGATCCCGATTACCGTCAGGTCGACCTTTTCGGACGCCATCCACGCCTGCAGGGTCGAGCCGGTCAGCGCCAGGGGGATCCCGGAGGAAAAACCGAGCAGCAGGACGAAGAAGACGCGCCGGTTCGCGAACGCGTTCAGAAGCGCGGACATGCGGGGTATCGTACCACCCCCGCGGGAAGGGAACGAGGAAGAACGGGACAGGCGTCTCCCTGCTGTAATAACATGGAAGGGAGATGGCGACGAGGAGGGGAAACACGATGAAGAACCGGCAGGGCGTAGCCGTCATGCTGGGGGTCCTGGCGCTGGGTTCCATCCTCGCCATGACCTCTTGCGGGCCCTCGGTGGACCTCACCGGCTGGAGCAACGGCGGGAACACCGACGGCACGGGCATCGGGCCGGTCACCGGGTTCGGCAGCGTCATCGTGAACGGGGTCAAGTACGACGACACCGGGATCGACAACACGAGCTTCTTCGACGATCACGGAAGGACGAAGACGGAGCTCATGGCCGGGATGATGGTGAAGGTCACGGCGACGGGAGTCAACGACGTGTCCGGTACCGGGACGGCGACGAAGATCGAGGTGCAGAGGCACGTCGACGGGCCTATGGACGACAACGGTGTCGACCTGGCGACGAACCGTTTGCGGGTGATGGGACAATCCGTGGTCTCGGACACCACCACCGTGTTCGACAACGTGGTGGCCGGTGGCCTGATCGAACTTGCCGCCATCGACAACCTGGTCAAGGCGGGCAAACGACCCGAGTTCGAGATCCACGGGATCGCCGACAACACCGGGACGATCCACGCCACGTTCATCCACATGTGGTTCGATAACGTGGCGACGGGCCGGGACGTGCAGGTGAGGGGGACGGTCGCGAATCTCAACCCGACGCGTACGGTATTCAC is from Deltaproteobacteria bacterium and encodes:
- a CDS encoding MFS transporter produces the protein MSALLNAFANRRVFFVLLLGFSSGIPLALTGSTLQAWMASEKVDLTVIGIFSLVGLPYTFKYLWSPLMDRFVPPFLGRRRGWMLVTQAALFLAIAAMAFSEPKAHPGALALLSFLVAFCSASQDIVVDAWRTEVLAPEELGPGAGVHVLGYRVAMLTSGAIALILADRMPWRLVYLLMAGSLVVGMTASLLAPEPELAAKRPRTLKEAVVEPFLEFFSRRGAAGILLFIVFYKLDVVMATALTTPFLLELGFTKTDIGAVTKGLGMIATIAGTLAGGAIVARAGMKASLWIFGILQSVSTLAFLALARLGHHYPMMVAAIGIENLCSGMGTAAYAAFLMSLCDKRFTATQYALLTSLMAVTRVIAGAPSGFLAKTYGWESYFVISALAAIPGLLVLVRYDRWKAPSTVQ